GCAGCAGGTCTTGCAGCAGCCCCTGAGCCAGCAGCCCGAACCGGCCCCCGGGGTGCTCTATCTGGTGGGCACACCGATCGGCCACCTCGGCGACCTTTCGCCCCGGGCCCGCCAGGTGCTGGCCGGCGTGCAGCGCGTGGCCTGCGAGGACACCCGCCGCAGCGGCCTGCTGCTGCACCAGCTCGGCCTGCGCAGCCGCGAGCAGGGGCCGCGGCTGGTGTCGTTCCACCAGCACAACCAGATCTCCCGCATCCCCGAACTGCTGCAGGCCCTGCGGGATGGGGAGGCGGTGGCGGTGATCAGCGATGCCGGCCTGCCCGGCATCTCCGACCCCGGCGAGGCCCTGGTGGCCGCCGCCCGCGGCGAAGGCCTGCCGGTGATCTGCGTGCCGGGGCCCAGCGCCGTGACCACGGCGCTGGTGAGCAGCGGCCTGCCCTGCGGCCGCTTCTGCTTCGAGGGGTTCCTGCCGGCCAAGGCGCCGCAGCGGCGCCGCAGGCTGCAGGAGCTCGCCGGCGAGGAGCGCACCCTGGTGCTGTTCGAGGCCCCGCACCGGCTGCTGGATCTGCTCGAAGACCTGCTGGCCGTGCTCGGCGACCGGCCGCTGCGGGTGGCGCGCGAGCTCACCAAGCGCCACGAGGAGCAGGTGGGCCCCAGCGTGCGTGCCGCCCTGGAGCACTTCCGCCGCACGGCGCCCCAGGGGGAATGCACCCTGGTGCTGGGGGGCGCCCCACCGGCCGCCCCTGCCGCCTGGGATGACGAGGCCCTGCGCGGACAGCTGCAGGCGTTGATGGCCGGCGGCCTCAGCGGCCGGGATGCGGCCCGCAGCCTCTCCGAGAGCAGCGGCCACAGCCGCCGGGATCTCTACGCCCTGCTGCATCGCCCCTGAGCGACCAGGCAGACTCCTGCCATGCCGCCCCCGCCTCGATGCTGCTGCGTCTGCGTCTGGTGCTCAGCAGCCTGGCGGGGGCCAGCCTGCTGCTGCTGCTGCTCTGCCTCGGGGCCCAGAACCTGGACCAGCGCCCCCGGCTGTGGCTGGGCCGGGGCAGCACCGCCCCCCTGCCGGCGGGCTTTCTGGTGGGGGTGGCCCTGGTGGCCGGGGTGATCAGCGGCGGCTGCTCGGCGGCCCTGCTGCTGCCGGTGCGCCGGCCGGAGTCCTAGGAGCCCGGCAGGGCGAACAGGCTGCCTTCGATCACCACCCGGCTGATGCCCTGGGCCAGCAGGAACGGCGCGGTGCGCTGCAGCAGGCCGGTGTCGGGCAGCTTGATCACCCGCTGGTTCCGCCCGCAGTGGCGCTTGGCCTGGCGGGGATTCACGAACACCATGAAGGCCTGCCGCTCGGCCTCCTCGTCCGGCAGCGGGCCGAGCTCGGTGAACTCCCGCAGGGGCCGGGCCTCCAGCTCCACCTGCTTGTCCACCAGGAGGTAGGCGCTCTCGGGCAGGGCCGCCTCGGCCAGGGGCCGGCAGGTCACCGGCTGCGGCTGCTGCTCCAGGGCAAGCACGGGCACCGCCATGAACGTGGCGGCATCGTCGCGGTCCGGGTCGTCCCCGTCGGCCTCATCGCCGTCGTCGCTCTCGTCGTCGCTCTCGTCGTCGTCGCCGAAGTCGTCGGCGTCGTCGATCGCCAGCACCCGGCGGTGGTGGGGAGCATCGGCCTCCTCGTCGTCGAAGGTCTCGGAGGCCTCATCGGCCGCCTCTGGGGCCTCGTCCCCGGCCGCCGCTGTGGCCGATTCTTTGGAATCCTCAGGGGCGGCCGCCGTGGCCTCCTCTACGGCGGCCTCGGGTGCCGGTGAGGTGGCGGCAGCGGCCTCCCTGTCCATCGCGGTGCCGTCGGTGGGGGCAGGGGTGCCGGCACGCGCAGGTTTGCCGCGCCGCAGCTTGAGGCCCTCGTACTCCTGGGGGTCGAGGGCCGCCTTCACCACCCGGGTGATCGTGTTGGCGCTGCAGCCGAACACCTTCGCCAGTTCCGTGCTGGAGTCCCCAGCCCGGTAGCGCGCCACCACCTCACCCTTCTGGCCGTCGGAAAGCCGGCTCGCCACCATCGTCCGTCGCATCCAGAGCAGGCCAGTGTAGGCGCCACCCTCCAGGGGACTGCCACAATGCCCCGAGCCGGCCCGCCGGGCCGGACTGCTCCCTTAGCTCAGCTGGATAGAGCAGCTGCCTTCTAAGCAGCCGGTCGTTGGTTCGAATCCAACAGGGGGCGCTTGCAGAAAACCCATCTCCAGCAAGGGTTTTCAGCGATCTCTCCGCCATCCTCCTCACCGCATGGCGCTGGATGCCGCCGTGCTGGATGCCCAGGCTGGAGTGGACCAGGGGTGAACCACTGCCCTCAGCGGCTGCCTCGCACCTGTGGCTGATCGGCCCGGTATCGACCGGACTCGATTGGCGGTGGAGTTCCCTGCCCCAACCGTGCGGCTGGGGGCTGTCCTTCACTCTGGAGCACTGCTCGAGATCCACGTCACGAGAACGCACCATCGCGGCCTCTGAGACTGATGGCCATCGCGGTGCAGAGCGTTCCTGCGGCTGGTGCGACCAATGCTCCGCAGCTGCTGCACGTGCACTACGGGTCCCTGGGCGTGCTGATGTTGAAGCGGCGTTGGACCCAGCCGGGGAGTCCGTGATCCCGGCGTGCCCTGGTGATGAATGGATGACATCAGGGAGAGTGCGTTGGGGCACCAGCACGCCTCGGCCTCGACCATGGGGAGCACCCGGTGGACGTGCATGCCCATGCGATCGCCGTAGGTCAGCGCAGCTGGCGGGGTCACTGCGAGCCTGCCGCAGGCCTCCTCTTCCTTCACCCGGTGAATGAAGGTGTCAGGCCGGCTTGGGAAAGTGTCAGGCCGGCATGGGGAAAGAGAAGCATGGATGCGAATTGACCAACATTTCGATCCGGCATAGGGTGGTCTGGCTTAACATCAACGTACGAAGATACGTAGATACGTACGCTCAGGCACGTTCCGGATCCTGAACCTATGGCCGTCAGTCTTCGTGAACACACACACAGGGTGCTGACGCGCACGTGGCACAGCCTCAAGCGATTGGAGCAGCCCAGCCGTGGGCAGGCCAGAACCCCGGAGGTCCTGGTGCTGACGCACCGTGAAGACCCGCGGTCCAATCTGCTGTCAGCGGAGCTCCAGCAGTCAGCCCACTACTGCGGGCACCGCTTGACGGTCCTTGACCTGGCGACCGAGGAACCGCTGCATGAGCTGGGGCAGTACCAGTGCATTGTTCTCACCACGGGCGTCTTGGGAAGCCGTGGGCAACCAGAGCTCGCACCCCTGGTTGCCCACATCCGCAGCGGCGGTGGCCTGGTCGTTCTGGCGCCACCCTCCACAGCAGAGCTGGACGAGGTGATCGGGATCCGCGGGCCGACCGCAGATCATGCTGCTTCCAGCTCGCAGCATGAGGCCATCCATTTCTGCCATGACCTCTTCCCCGGGCTCAAGGGCACGACAGTTTCGACGCGCGAGTTGGCAAGCAGGATCGTTGAGTGCGATCTCTACCCCCCGGATCAATTCACAGTACTGGCCGAGGCCGTTCCATCGCGTCGGCCACTCGCCTGGAAGGGTCGATACGGAGAGGGAAGAGTGGTGGTCTGGAATACGGAGGTCATCACCCATCGGCTCTGCCGCGGCCTCCTCGTGCAATCACTCCTGGCAGCACAAAAGTTAGGCGTGATGCCGATCGCCAATGCCGCCATGATTCATGTGGATGACTTTCCGGCGGCCTTCAGCGATCTCGACAGGAAGCCCCTACAAAATGAATTCAATACAACATTTCTTCCCTTCCTGGAGAACATCTGGCTGCCAGACATCCTGACCATCAGCGAAGAATTCGGCATCCATCTCACCTTCTTCATGCCCTTTGCCTACAACGCAACCGTAAGTCCCCCCTTTGACTTTCTTGAGTTTCATGCCCCAAGCAGTTACAGAAAGGGCAGCAAGCTTCCGTTTGCTGTTCGATGCTGTCGCGCGATCGGCAAGCAGCATGAGCTGGCTCTTCATGGCTACAACCACATCCCTCTCACGCTTACCAACTGGAGGTCGAAGAAAACTATGGTGAGAGCCCTTCGCAGAACGTTGAAGAAGTGGGAAAAACATAACCTGGGCCCTCTCCCCCGTAGCTATGCACCACCCATGAACAATATTGACCCTGCTGGCATCCGGGCGGTATCAGAGGCTGTGCCGTCCATCAAGGGGATATGCAGCTGCTTCGAGGGTGATCCGAACCTTGGAGAAGCACGGGAATTTGGTCCCGAACCTTGGGACTCTCAGCTCTTCAGTCTTCCACGGGTCACGAGTGGCTATGTCCTGACCCCCCTTCAGCAGCTGATGACTGTGTGCCAGGTAGCCATGATGGGTGGTTGGACTCACTTCATCCATCCAGACGACATCATTGACACACCTGACAATGATACAGAACTCGAATGGAGAAGAAATCCAAAGCACCTTGCCTGGAAAACAGGAAATGCCTGCACTCTTTTAGGCGCGTACCGCCAATGGCTCCAGTTCATGAAAAACAACTATCCTTGGCTGAGGTATCGCACCACAGCAGATGGCCTGCATGCCGTTCAAAACTACCTGACATCAAAGCCAAAGGTAAGCCACCTTCCGGGAAGAATTGAAATCAGCGCACCCGTCGGCACCTACCTTCTCCTACGTCTGCAGGAGAGCGAAAAAACTAGGGAGATAACCGCCAAACGGTTAGAGATTGTACATCATGACGTCCTTGAAGACTTCGAGATTATCGTGATACAGATGTGTGCTGATACTGCTACACTCTCTTACAAGCTGTAGTCACTATTGTCAGACCATGGAGCGCCTCAATCTCAGCGCATCAGCAGGTTCCGGCAACAGCGTTGAAGCCTCCATACATGTAGCGCGTTATATGTTGGCGGAGAAGCTATGCCGCGGGAAATCAGTTCTTGATGTGGCCTGTGGAGAGGGGTATGGCGCTTGGCTGATGGCCGAAAAATGGGGCGCTAAACACGTTCTCGGGGTTGACTATTCATCTGAAGCGATCCACGAAGCGAATTCGCACTTCAACTCATCCAAGCTGCACTATCTACAGCATTGTGCTGAATCCTTGATTGAGCTTAGGGATTACGGACCCTTTGATCTGATTGTTTCGATTGAGACCATCGAACACGTCAAGGACGTTGATACTTTTCTGGATGGGGTGAAGAGCTTGATGGCCGATGATGGCATCTTCATCTGTACTGCCCCCAACGACGAATGGTATTATGGCGCAGGTGAATCTACAAATCCTTACCATCTGAGAACCTTTACCTATGGCAGCTTTCAAGACCTCTTGAACAGCAGGTTTCCCCAGGTTTCCTACGGAGTTGGAACAAAGGCTCTTGGATTCACCAATGTCTACCTCGACAAGCAGCATCGCCAGGAGGTGAGCCTGCTCAATCAGATCTGTCAAGCAGAGGCCATGGCTTCTGTGATGATCACCCCTGGCAGCGAGAGCAAAGTTAATCCCAGCACTACTGCCTATTTTTTTGGTATTGCCGGACATCATCATGAGCATAATTCCTCCGCACTTTACCCCGCACCACTCAGCAGCCATCTTTCCATTCCGTCGGCTTGCTCACAATCCATTGCAAAGCCTAAGATTGCACTGATTGCAGACCGCCCAGGCTGGGCCTTCGACAATATTGCCAAGAACATTCAACGCCATAGTGGCAACAACTGCTCGGTTGATATTCATTACTTGATTAACTACCCGAGCTACGCTGCCATGTACAGAGAGTTCTTTGGCGACGTTCTCCACTACGATCTGTTTCACTTCTTTTGGCGCCCTTCCTTGTTTGCTCTCTTTGAGCCCGAGAACCTTTATGCCGCAGCCCAAGACCTGCCTGACAAAGATAGAGACTTCTTTCTTTGGAACACGGCCATGGCGACAAAAACAACCTCCGTCTATGACCACCTATTCCTGAGGGACGACCCCCAGGACACCACCATGCGAAGCTTCATGCCACTGGCCGATAGCTACTCCACCTGTTCTCAGAAGCTGGCAGATATCTATGCTTCAGTTGACTTCATCAGCCCGCCAAGCCAAGTGATTACTGATGGGATTGATCTGCAGATATTCAAACCCCACAGAATCGAAAGGCTGCAAGAAGACGGCTCAAAACGTGAGGTTGTAATTGGTTGGGCAGGCAACAGCAATTGGAGAGGCCCCAACAACGAACACGAACAGGATGACCACAAGGGACTCAGAAGTGTCATTATCCCCGCTGTCGAGAGACTCCGGCAGGAGGGAGTATCAGCTCGAGGTCAATATCAAGATAGGGAGGTTAACTGGATTGAACACCACCTCATGCCCGACTATTACGGCCAGATTGATATTTATGTCAACGCTTCCCTGCACGAAGGCACCCCGAACCCTGTCTTGGAAGCCATGGCATCTGGCCTGCCAGTGCTCACCACCGATGTTGGTGTGGTCCGGGAGCTGTTCGGCCCATTGCAGTCGCGCTACATCGTTCAAGATCGAAACTCACCGGAGTTCTACGCCAAGCTGAAGGAGCTCGCAACAAGTCCTGAGCTGAGAAGTCAGCTTTCAGCGGAGAACCTTCAGTCAATCCAGCCATGGTCGTGGAACGTCAAAGCCAGAGACTGGCTTGCCTTTTTCTCGCACGCCATTGACGCTCGACTTGAGTCGAGCCGGCCCCACGAACAGTACTGCGTTCTCCGGCATCTTTGGAACCAGGCCTCAAGGCAGCATCAAGACGCGATTGAGAGACAACACTTGTGTGCGGCCATCGAAACTCTCCAGCGTGAACTCCAGCGTGAATGCGAAGCAAAGGGTTTGCTGCTTGAAGGAAGTCAGACATTGATCAAGTCCATGGGCCAGTTGCTCGAACGCCAGCGGAGCTGTCTGTCGAGATCCCTTCACCACCAGAAGCACGCCACCGACGTACCTCCCGAAGCACGCTTGGACCACCTGTGAGCCTGCAGGATCAGAGACCAGGCGCATAAGGCTTTCCACCCAATGGCCCCGGGCCAGCTCAGGCAAGCCGTGCGGCCAGCCACGGCAGCACAGCTCCGGCCACACCCCCCCCGACGGCCGCGGCACCGATCAGCTGCGGCACGCTCCAGCGCCACTGCAGCAGGGCCCACAGCGCCAGTAGCAGCACCACGGCGGCCGGAACGGCAAACTGGCCATCCGGCCAGAGCACCGGCCGGGCGAACACCACCGCCAGGCTGGCGATCACCCCCACCACCGCCGCCGTGATCGCCGTGAGCGGGGCGCCGAGGCGCAGATCGTCGCGGCTGGCCTCCACCAGCGGCGCCCCGGCCAGGATGAAGCCGAATGAGGGCAGGAAGGTGAACCACACCGTGACCAGAGTGGCCGCCACCGCACTGGGCCAGTGGCCCAGGGAGCCGTTCCAGCCGCCCATGAAGCCCACGAAGGCCACCACCATGATCAGCGGACCCGGCGTGGTCTCCCCCAGCGCCAGCCCGTCCACCATCTGGGCCGCGCTGAGCCAGCCGAACTGCTCCACGGCCCCCTGCACCACGTAGGGCAGCACCGCATAGGCGCCGCCGAAGCTGAGCAGGGCCACCCGCGTGAAGAAGCGGGCCATCAGCGCCAGGGTTCCCTCCCAACCGCCGGTGGCCGTGAGCAGGGCCAGCGGTCCCAGCAGGGCCAGGCCCCAGGCGAGCAGGGTCGCCGCCAGGCGGCGGCGCGAGAAGCGGGCATGGGCGGGCGTGGGCGTGTGATCGCCGTGAATCGGCGCCCCGGGCCCTTCTGGCCCTGCCGGCTCCTCTGGCTCTGCCGCCGCTGGTGCAGCTGCGCCCCCGCCCCGGCCCGGCGCCATCAGCAGCTGCGGACGCCAGCGGCCCACCACCAGCCCGCCGAGCGCAGCCGCCAGCACCACCAGCGGGTAGGGCAGCCCCAGCACCACCAGGGCCAGGAAGGCCGCCGCGGCGATTCCCGTGAGCAGGGGGGTGGCCAGGATCCGCTGTCCCAGGCGCCAGGCGGCCACCAGAACGATCGCCAGCACCGCCGGCTTGAGCGCCGTGAACACCGCCACCAGCAGCGGCAGCTGCCCCCAGAGGGCATAGCCGCTGGCCAGAGCTATGAGCACCAGCACCGATGGGGCGAGGAACAGCCCGCCGGCGATCAGCCCCCCGGGCACCCCATGCATCAGCCAGCCCAGGTAGGTGGCCAGCTGGGTGGCCTCCGGCCCCGGCAGCAGCAGGCAGTAGTTCAGGGCATGGAGGAAGCGCCGCTCACTCAGCCAGCGCCGCCGCTCCACCAGCTCCCGCTGGAGCAGGGCGATCTGGCCCGCCGGTCCCCCGAAGCTCACCAGCCCCAGCGTCAGCCAGAACCGCGAGGCCTCCCCCAGACCCACGCCTACGGCAGAGCGTTCCGCAGGGGCGGCATGGGCGGAAGACGAGGGGCGGACCATGCCGGAGGATCCGGATCATCGGGAAGCGGCCACCATCCTCACCGGGCACCAGGATCGCCGGCCATGCTCGAACGCCGCAGGGGGTTCCGCTGCACGCAGCTCCCCGGTTCATGCCCCGGTTCGTGCCCCTGTTCATGCCCGCTGCCATGGCCTCCGCCCTCCAGCTCAGCGCCCTCGATCTGGGGCTGATCGCCCTGGCGGCGGTGGCTGCCGGGCTGGTGAACGCGATCGCGGGGGGCGGCTCCCTGATCAGCTTTCCGGTGCTCACCGCCGTGGGGCTGCCGCCGGTGGTGGCCAACGTGACCAACACCGTGGCCCTGCTGCCGGGCTACGCCGGAGCGGCGGCCGCCCAGCGGGGCGACCTGCGCGGCCAGCGCCGCCGGCTCCTGCTGCTGCTGCCGGCGGCGTTCCTGGGGGGACTGCTGGGCGGGGTGCTGCTGCTGGTCAGCGGCGAGGCGCTGTTCGCCAGCCTGGTGCCCTGGCTGATCCTGGTGGGCACCGCCCTGCTGGCCCTGCAGCAACCGCTGCGCCGGCGGCTGCTGGCCCATCCCCACGCCAGCCGGCCGGAGCGGCTGGAGGTGCTGGCACTGGCCCCGGTGTTCCTGGCCTCGGTCTACGGCGGCTTCTTCGGGGCGGGGCTGAGCGTGATCCTGCTGGCCGTGCTGGCGGTGCTGCTCTCCGGCAGCCTCACCCGCCTCAATGGCCTCAAGCAGGCCCTGGCCCTGGCGGTGAATCTGGCTGCGGCCCTGCTGTTTCTGGGCTCGGGCCAGATTCACGCCACCGCGGCCCTGGTGATGGCGGCGGGGGCCACGGCCGGCGGTGCCCTCGGGGGCCGGCTGGCCGGCCGCATCAATCCCGAGCGGCTGCGGGCGGTGGTGGTGCTGCTGGGGCTGCTGGTGGCAACGGCCTTCTTTCTGCGCTGAGCCAGACAGCAGGCTTGATTTCCCTGGTCAATGACGACTCCGCTGCGGAGGATTCCGCAGAAGGCCCCCTGGCAGACAGGCTTGCTGGCCGTGGGCCTGGCTGGCCCTAGCCCAGGCTGGCCAAGATCGTCCAGGGAATGTGCACCTGGCGAGCCGCCGCCATGCCTTGGTCTTGTGAGGAGGCCTTGTGGGGATGGCGATGCCCCATGATAGGCAACCAAGCCTGAAACCGGTGAGCGATTTTCTAGGGAGTGGCCTGCAGATCCTGATCGGCATCGGCCTTCTCTTTGCCGGCGGTGAACTGTTCGTCGCCGGTTCGGTGGCGCTATCGCTGCTCCTCGGAATTCCCCAGATCGTGATCGGGCTCACGGTGGTCTCCCTGGGCACCAGTGCCCCGGAGTTGTTCGTGAGCCTGATCTCAACGGTTCAAGGCAATTTCGGAATCGCCGGGGCTGATGATCTGGCGGTGAGCAATATCGTGGGCAGCAATATCTTTAATGTTCTTGTTGTTCTGGGCCTCAGCGCACTCGTCGTGCCCCTGCGCGTCAAGAGCAGGCTGATACGCCGGGATGTGCCCCTGCTGCTGGGCGTGTCGATGGCGGTCTGGGGAATGGCGTCGGGAGGCCGTCTCACGTGGCAGGCAGGTGCGGCACTGTTGGTGGCCACGGTGATGAACATCGTGTGGGAAGTCCGTACAGCCAGGGAAAACCCGGATGAGCCCGATGCGATGGATGGCTCCGGGAGCCACACCCCTGCGGTGGCCGCCCTCAAGCTTGTCTTTGGGCTGGTTCTGCTGGTGGGCGGATCCCAGCTGCTGGTCACGGGGGCGACAACGGCCGCCCTCGCCCTCGGGGTGAGCACCACCGTGATCGGTCTCACGATTGTGGCCGCTGGCACCTCCATGCCGGAATTGGTCACGTCCCTCGTGGCGGCCTATCGGGGCAAGGCGGATCTGGCCATTGGCAACGTGATCGGCAGCAACCTGCTCAACCAGCTGGTGATCCTCGGCCTGTGTGCAGCTGTCTCGGGCACGCGGGGCCTGGGCGTCGACCCTGTGATGATTCAGCGGGACCTGCCCATCATGGTGATCACCACCCTGGCCTGCCTCCCCATCTTCTGGTCCCACGGCGTGATCACCCGACTGGAAGGTGCAGTGCTGGTGCTGCTGTACGGGGTGTATCTGGCGGAACAGTTACTGGGTTCCCTGGCTCCGGGCTACAGCGAGGAATTCCGCCTGGGCGTCCTGATCATCCTGCTCCCCGCCACGCTGATTTTTGTTGCCTGGCAGGTTCTCGCCTGGCGGGAAGAGCGTCGCCACTCCTGAGCGCGCCATGGCCGATCTGATGGAGCAGTTGCCCCGGATCATCCTGGAGGCCGCGGAATCCAACCCACTGCTTGGGTATGGCGTGATTGCCCTGGTGATGTTTCTGGAAAATGTGGTGCCGCCGATTCCTTCGGAGCTGGTGATGCCCCTGGCCGGTTTCCTGGTCGAGCAGCAGAAGCTGCTGCTGTTGCCCACGGTGCTGGCAGGTCTCCTCGGCACCGTTCTTGGGGCATGGTTCTGGTATGGGATGGGCCGTCTGGTGAATGAGCAGCGGATCGAAGGCTGGCTCCGCAGCCATGGCCGTTGGCTGGGGCTCCGGCCGGAGGATCTGGCCAGAAGCCGCCGCTGGTTCCATCGCCACGGAGTGGCTGTGGTGTTCTGGGGGCGGATCATTCCAGGGGTGCGCACCTTTGTCTCACTTCCCGCGGGGATTGAACTGATGCCCCAACCCCTGTTTCTTGCCTGGACCACGGCCGGCAGCCTGATCTGGATTCTGTTGCTCACCCTGGCGGGTCAGGCTTTGGGGGCAAGCTATGAACAGATTGGCCGTGTCCTGAAGCCCTTTGGTGACGTGCTGACCGCGACACTGCTGGGCGTTCTACTTCTTGCAGCAGTGGCCTTCATTGTGCTGTGGCTGCAGAAGAAAGGGCGAGTTCCTCGAGGGAAAGCGTGAAACCACCTGACGATCCTGCGGTGTTCATGGGTTGAACAGACACCCGTTTCCATCCATCACGCCCTCAGGGTGGGGTCACACGTCCTGCCATGCACGATGATGTCTTCCCCCCTGTCTGCCCTGCTGCTGCTGTTGCTGGGCGCCCTTGTTGCTCGCCTCACGGCCAAGCGGATGAAACGGTGGGCCGTGCCTGCCCTTGTGCTTGAGCTGCTGGTGGGTTTTCTCCTGGGGAACACCGTGCTGCCGTTCAGCCGGATCCAACCTCTCTCAGGGATCACGGATCTGGGAGTTCTCACTCTCTTCTTTCTTGTTGGCCTGGAGGTGCGTGGTGGACTCCTGGGCCCACGCCCTGGTGTCGTGCTGCGACTGGTGCTGCTTTCCGCTCTCACACCACTTCTGGCCTGGTGGCCGCTGAAGCACCTGTTCAACCTGGCCGGCTCCACCACGGTGCTGTTCCTGGCGGTGCTCAGCGCCACGGGCACAGGAGTGACGCTGCGGGCGCTGTCTCAGGGCGGTGCCCTGCAGACACCTTCTGGCCAGTTGCTGGTGGGAGTTTCAGTGCTTGACGACCTGCCTGCCATCCTGCTGCTGATGCTGGCCACGCTTCTTGGATCCGCGACAGGTGCACCTGGGGAAGCCAACCCAGCAGCTGGGAACGCACTGTTGGCCACCGGGCTGGTGTTGGCTGTTATGGCCCTGAGCTTCCCGCTCTGCCGCTGGTGGCGGAGTCATCGCGGACGCTGGACACCTGATG
This portion of the Cyanobium sp. NIES-981 genome encodes:
- a CDS encoding DUF2194 domain-containing protein translates to MAVSLREHTHRVLTRTWHSLKRLEQPSRGQARTPEVLVLTHREDPRSNLLSAELQQSAHYCGHRLTVLDLATEEPLHELGQYQCIVLTTGVLGSRGQPELAPLVAHIRSGGGLVVLAPPSTAELDEVIGIRGPTADHAASSSQHEAIHFCHDLFPGLKGTTVSTRELASRIVECDLYPPDQFTVLAEAVPSRRPLAWKGRYGEGRVVVWNTEVITHRLCRGLLVQSLLAAQKLGVMPIANAAMIHVDDFPAAFSDLDRKPLQNEFNTTFLPFLENIWLPDILTISEEFGIHLTFFMPFAYNATVSPPFDFLEFHAPSSYRKGSKLPFAVRCCRAIGKQHELALHGYNHIPLTLTNWRSKKTMVRALRRTLKKWEKHNLGPLPRSYAPPMNNIDPAGIRAVSEAVPSIKGICSCFEGDPNLGEAREFGPEPWDSQLFSLPRVTSGYVLTPLQQLMTVCQVAMMGGWTHFIHPDDIIDTPDNDTELEWRRNPKHLAWKTGNACTLLGAYRQWLQFMKNNYPWLRYRTTADGLHAVQNYLTSKPKVSHLPGRIEISAPVGTYLLLRLQESEKTREITAKRLEIVHHDVLEDFEIIVIQMCADTATLSYKL
- the rsmI gene encoding 16S rRNA (cytidine(1402)-2'-O)-methyltransferase, which encodes MSQQPEPAPGVLYLVGTPIGHLGDLSPRARQVLAGVQRVACEDTRRSGLLLHQLGLRSREQGPRLVSFHQHNQISRIPELLQALRDGEAVAVISDAGLPGISDPGEALVAAARGEGLPVICVPGPSAVTTALVSSGLPCGRFCFEGFLPAKAPQRRRRLQELAGEERTLVLFEAPHRLLDLLEDLLAVLGDRPLRVARELTKRHEEQVGPSVRAALEHFRRTAPQGECTLVLGGAPPAAPAAWDDEALRGQLQALMAGGLSGRDAARSLSESSGHSRRDLYALLHRP
- a CDS encoding cation:proton antiporter; this encodes MLGALVARLTAKRMKRWAVPALVLELLVGFLLGNTVLPFSRIQPLSGITDLGVLTLFFLVGLEVRGGLLGPRPGVVLRLVLLSALTPLLAWWPLKHLFNLAGSTTVLFLAVLSATGTGVTLRALSQGGALQTPSGQLLVGVSVLDDLPAILLLMLATLLGSATGAPGEANPAAGNALLATGLVLAVMALSFPLCRWWRSHRGRWTPDALGVMLVLAGSSWLGEVSGLTSLLGALWGGMLLRQLLPEPGHAQLGPGLHSPLALLSDVFLPLYFLSVGLSLEAASLLEPSAWGMATVLFLVAVLCKLICGVGISQSDEQAGV
- a CDS encoding calcium/sodium antiporter; this encodes MPHDRQPSLKPVSDFLGSGLQILIGIGLLFAGGELFVAGSVALSLLLGIPQIVIGLTVVSLGTSAPELFVSLISTVQGNFGIAGADDLAVSNIVGSNIFNVLVVLGLSALVVPLRVKSRLIRRDVPLLLGVSMAVWGMASGGRLTWQAGAALLVATVMNIVWEVRTARENPDEPDAMDGSGSHTPAVAALKLVFGLVLLVGGSQLLVTGATTAALALGVSTTVIGLTIVAAGTSMPELVTSLVAAYRGKADLAIGNVIGSNLLNQLVILGLCAAVSGTRGLGVDPVMIQRDLPIMVITTLACLPIFWSHGVITRLEGAVLVLLYGVYLAEQLLGSLAPGYSEEFRLGVLIILLPATLIFVAWQVLAWREERRHS
- a CDS encoding methyltransferase domain-containing protein, encoding MERLNLSASAGSGNSVEASIHVARYMLAEKLCRGKSVLDVACGEGYGAWLMAEKWGAKHVLGVDYSSEAIHEANSHFNSSKLHYLQHCAESLIELRDYGPFDLIVSIETIEHVKDVDTFLDGVKSLMADDGIFICTAPNDEWYYGAGESTNPYHLRTFTYGSFQDLLNSRFPQVSYGVGTKALGFTNVYLDKQHRQEVSLLNQICQAEAMASVMITPGSESKVNPSTTAYFFGIAGHHHEHNSSALYPAPLSSHLSIPSACSQSIAKPKIALIADRPGWAFDNIAKNIQRHSGNNCSVDIHYLINYPSYAAMYREFFGDVLHYDLFHFFWRPSLFALFEPENLYAAAQDLPDKDRDFFLWNTAMATKTTSVYDHLFLRDDPQDTTMRSFMPLADSYSTCSQKLADIYASVDFISPPSQVITDGIDLQIFKPHRIERLQEDGSKREVVIGWAGNSNWRGPNNEHEQDDHKGLRSVIIPAVERLRQEGVSARGQYQDREVNWIEHHLMPDYYGQIDIYVNASLHEGTPNPVLEAMASGLPVLTTDVGVVRELFGPLQSRYIVQDRNSPEFYAKLKELATSPELRSQLSAENLQSIQPWSWNVKARDWLAFFSHAIDARLESSRPHEQYCVLRHLWNQASRQHQDAIERQHLCAAIETLQRELQRECEAKGLLLEGSQTLIKSMGQLLERQRSCLSRSLHHQKHATDVPPEARLDHL
- the chrA gene encoding chromate efflux transporter yields the protein MVRPSSSAHAAPAERSAVGVGLGEASRFWLTLGLVSFGGPAGQIALLQRELVERRRWLSERRFLHALNYCLLLPGPEATQLATYLGWLMHGVPGGLIAGGLFLAPSVLVLIALASGYALWGQLPLLVAVFTALKPAVLAIVLVAAWRLGQRILATPLLTGIAAAAFLALVVLGLPYPLVVLAAALGGLVVGRWRPQLLMAPGRGGGAAAPAAAEPEEPAGPEGPGAPIHGDHTPTPAHARFSRRRLAATLLAWGLALLGPLALLTATGGWEGTLALMARFFTRVALLSFGGAYAVLPYVVQGAVEQFGWLSAAQMVDGLALGETTPGPLIMVVAFVGFMGGWNGSLGHWPSAVAATLVTVWFTFLPSFGFILAGAPLVEASRDDLRLGAPLTAITAAVVGVIASLAVVFARPVLWPDGQFAVPAAVVLLLALWALLQWRWSVPQLIGAAAVGGGVAGAVLPWLAARLA
- a CDS encoding DedA family protein; translated protein: MADLMEQLPRIILEAAESNPLLGYGVIALVMFLENVVPPIPSELVMPLAGFLVEQQKLLLLPTVLAGLLGTVLGAWFWYGMGRLVNEQRIEGWLRSHGRWLGLRPEDLARSRRWFHRHGVAVVFWGRIIPGVRTFVSLPAGIELMPQPLFLAWTTAGSLIWILLLTLAGQALGASYEQIGRVLKPFGDVLTATLLGVLLLAAVAFIVLWLQKKGRVPRGKA
- a CDS encoding sulfite exporter TauE/SafE family protein, producing the protein MPRFVPLFMPAAMASALQLSALDLGLIALAAVAAGLVNAIAGGGSLISFPVLTAVGLPPVVANVTNTVALLPGYAGAAAAQRGDLRGQRRRLLLLLPAAFLGGLLGGVLLLVSGEALFASLVPWLILVGTALLALQQPLRRRLLAHPHASRPERLEVLALAPVFLASVYGGFFGAGLSVILLAVLAVLLSGSLTRLNGLKQALALAVNLAAALLFLGSGQIHATAALVMAAGATAGGALGGRLAGRINPERLRAVVVLLGLLVATAFFLR